A portion of the Sabethes cyaneus chromosome 3, idSabCyanKW18_F2, whole genome shotgun sequence genome contains these proteins:
- the LOC128740732 gene encoding amphoterin-induced protein 2-like, translated as MANPCRHSEVTASSSEVKAQNRRPRKASSSTSASIVSSSRLVVALILLTVCISQTEAERSCPAVCQCKWKGGKQAVECIDKQLIIIPEHIDYSTQVLDMSGNNLQILPKETFSRANLLNLQKLYLRNCRLGQIDDGAFAGLTNLVELDLSLNLLTAIPSASFLYIASLRDLTLARNHIQKIESHAFRNVSSLTKLDLSYCEIQSIAPQAFEGLSSLHSLKLNGNQLSELRPKTIETLSKLHGVELHENPWVCDCRLRATKVWLTDNNIPYPIAPVCAGGPERIIGKTFAELHVDDFACKPEMLPVRRYIQAFTGENASIECRTSAVPSAIVNWYWNGKLLANNSQFSSYQRVYVYEQGNFEKRSRLVLTNAQDSDSNEFYCVVENRAGTAEANFTLHVVMRDIGFAIENKQIIGLSAALVILILFILLIILFLLVRLRRIPMTETKTPGQVEVITSVSPSSNVNGKVSTPINDVHSPDRKNSGDLKSANPVQKPPRLTDLPYSTSHYDAGGSLIASGNCFVSPTHSSSGNNPDLINDTKRLGSINDLAGGGGGGIGGGGVGCGPGMMENNPGVTLSANVANALNTLSLMDPIERPGSGEYSRAGCDSLYPSGLWETHSSNLTSALEQTTDMLLTRTPTATIASGGYTTYSDKIPIIGANNNMMNLDDEASSVDYHSRTFPRTHFGGSGTLTAAGCGGGNGSSSGSSVVGAVGGTIPAAGAGGPSGYPSDYGLPIVPGAEQLHNKLSSIQPAHHGSTGSMPMNAKTLRVWQKGGVPVLPPVTALKRALSNSRNSPDEGYQEGCGTDV; from the coding sequence ATGGCAAATCCGTGCCGTCATAGCGAAGTCACTGCCAGCAGCAGCGAAGTGAAAGCACAAAATCGTCGTCCTAGGAAAGCCAGCAGCTCGACGTCGGCGTCCATTGTTTCGAGCAGCCGACTGGTGGTGGCATTAATTCTATTAACAGTATGCATTTCGCAAACCGAAGCCGAACGCAGCTGTCCGGCGGTTTGTCAGTGCAAGTGGAAAGGTGGCAAACAAGCGGTCGAATGTATCGACAAGCAGTTGATTATTATCCCGGAACACATCGATTACTCCACGCAAGTGTTGGACATGTCGGGCAACAACCTGCAGATTTTGCCCAAGGAAACATTTAGCCGTGCAAATCTGCTCAACTTGCAGAAGCTTTACCTACGCAACTGTCGCCTGGGGCAGATTGACGACGGTGCATTCGCCGGATTGACCAATCTCGTCGAATTAGATCTGTCTCTCAACCTGTTGACTGCCATCCCGTCTGCATCGTTTCTGTACATTGCCTCGTTGAGAGATCTCACCCTAGCTCGTAATCACATTCAGAAGATAGAATCTCATGCCTTCCGAAACGTATCCAGCCTCACCAAGTTGGACCTCTCGTACTGCGAAATTCAAAGCATCGCCCCGCAAGCATTCGAAGGTCTCAGCTCACTACATTCGTTGAAATTGAACGGCAATCAACTGTCGGAATTACGGCCTAAAACGATCGAAACTCTCAGCAAATTGCACGGGGTCGAGCTGCATGAAAACCCGTGGGTTTGCGACTGCAGGTTGCGAGCCACCAAGGTCTGGCTTACCGATAACAACATTCCCTATCCGATCGCACCCGTGTGCGCCGGAGGCCCGGAACGAATCATCGGGAAGACATTCGCCGAACTCCACGTGGACGACTTCGCGTGCAAACCGGAGATGTTACCGGTTCGACGGTACATTCAGGCCTTCACCGGAGAAAACGCCAGCATCGAGTGCAGAACCAGTGCCGTTCCATCCGCTATCGTAAACTGGTACTGGAATGGAAAGCTACTAGCCAATAACTCCCAGTTTAGTTCCTATCagcgcgtatacgtatacgaaCAGGGTAACTTTGAAAAGCGCAGCCGATTGGTGCTAACGAATGCCCAGGACTCGGACTCCAATGAGTTCTACTGTGTGGTGGAAAATAGGGCCGGAACGGCCGAAGCGAACTTCACCTTGCACGTCGTAATGCGGGACATCGGCTTCGCAATcgagaacaaacagatcatcgGCCTGAGTGCCGCACTAGTAATACTGATACTGTTCATACTGTTGATCATCCTGTTTTTGCTGGTCCGGTTGCGTCGGATACCGATGACGGAGACAAAGACACCCGGCCAGGTCGAGGTTATCACCTCCGTAAGTCCCTCTAGTAATGTAAATGGAAAGGTGAGCACACCAATTAATGATGTCCATTCTCCAGATCGAAAAAACTCCGGCGATCTAAAGAGCGCCAATCCGGTGCAGAAGCCGCCCCGGTTAACCGATTTGCCCTACTCGACGTCCCACTATGACGCTGGCGGCAGTTTGATCGCGTCCGGCAACTGTTTCGTGTCCCCCACGCACTCGTCATCGGGAAACAATCCAGATCTGATCAACGACACGAAACGACTCGGCAGCATTAACGATCTGGccggtggcggtggtggtggtatAGGTGGTGGCGGCGTTGGTTGCGGACCAGGTATGATGGAGAATAACCCAGGTGTTACCTTATCCGCTAATGTTGCCAATGCATTGAATACGCTCTCGCTGATGGATCCCATCGAACGGCCGGGAAGCGGTGAATACAGTCGAGCGGGCTGTGATTCACTGTATCCTTCTGGTCTGTGGGAAACACACAGCTCCAATCTTACATCGGCACTAGAGCAAACGACCGATATGCTTCTGACGCGGACTCCGACCGCTACGATCGCCAGTGGAGGCTACACCACGTACTCCGACAAGATCCCGATCATCGGAGCAAACAACAACATGATGAATCTAGACGATGAAGCGTCCTCCGTAGACTATCATAGTCGGACATTTCCGCGGACACACTTTGGCGGCAGCGGAACGCTAACTGCAGCGGGCTGCGGTGGTGGTAACGGAAGCAGCAGTGGTTCCAGTGTGGTAGGCGCCGTCGGTGGAACAATTCCCGCTGCGGGCGCCGGTGGCCCAAGTGGCTATCCCTCCGATTATGGGCTGCCCATTGTGCCCGGGGCGGAACAGCTGCACAATAAGCTCAGCAGTATACAGCCGGCACACCATGGCAGCACCGGAAGCATGCCAATGAACGCTAAGACCCTGCGGGTGTGGCAGAAAGGTGGCGTACCAGTGCTGCCTCCAGTGACGGCCTTGAAACGTGCATTATCCAACAGCCGAAACTCCCCGGACGAGGGTTACCAGGAAGGATGCGGTACTGATGTGTAG